One part of the Dysidea avara chromosome 10, odDysAvar1.4, whole genome shotgun sequence genome encodes these proteins:
- the LOC136269127 gene encoding ataxin-7-like protein 3 isoform X1, translating into MSTCISYTKFVHIMLQLVKKLHVFLAHIKNNNLLRVKTLKMELFFNDMVEEIALEVYFELHRAVKLGYFEYCYPEETAFENHAIVEDKSLDVFGNTLQDVKKFVECTCPKCERVLGTSKFAPHLEKCLGMGRNSSRRVNNKKPNIVDSEDDDDDNEGEEWVFPVPEKKILYCVGNSKSKSKKEMKLPDRPSSSLLVKSAKSTERSISPANSESSSSTTATTSKPANVVYTVDYFKSLSSDQKRATLQEMCGVISERTKRLCTRSMNCPQHTEEQKRRVRMTLMDSSNDVEPPSKKSKLDNSSSHSLSQDELDMGDSGDKRRSWSPRNGGQPSGKGKKSGSKKSRPHHDLAKTLSSSKKSKSKKQPANKRPISKAYTDMPIF; encoded by the exons ATGTCCACATGCATCTCATATACAAAATTTGTTCACATTATGTTACAACTAGTAAAAAAATTGCACGTATTTTTAGCGCACATTAAAAACAATAACTTACTGCGCGTCAAGACTTTGAAGATGGAGTTGTTTTTCAACGACATGGTGGAAGAGATAGCGTTAGAAGTATATTTCGAATTACATCGGGCCGTTAAATTGGGATATTTCGAATACTGCTACCCAGAAGAAAC GGCCTTTGAGAACCATG CTATTGTGGAAGACAAGTCACTGGACGTGTTTGGTAACACACTTCAAGATGTTAAGAAGTTTGTGGAATGTACATGTCCAAAGTGTGAGCGAGTGTTAGGAACATCCAAGTTTGCTCCTCACCTGGAGAAGTGCCTTGGCATGGGCCGTAACAGCAGTAGAAGAGTAAATAACAAAAA ACCGAACATTGTTGACAgtgaggatgatgatgatgataacgaaGGGGAAGAGTGGGTGTTCCCCGTCCCTGAGAAGAAGA TCTTGTATTGTGTAGGCAACAGTAAGTCAAAATCCAAGAAAGAGATGAAGCTACCTGACAGA CCCAGTTCTAGTTTGCTGGTTAAGAGTGCAAAGTCAACTGAGAGATCAATCAGCCCTGCTAATAGTGAATCGTCTTCTTCAACTACAGCTACAACTTCTAAG CCTGCTAATGTGGTATACACTGTGGACTACTTCAAGTCACTGTCTAGTG ATCAAAAGAGAGCGACTTTACAAGAG ATGTGTGGTGTCATCTCTGAGAGAACTAAGAGGTTGTGTACTCGTTCAATGAACTGTCCCCAACATACCGAGGAGCAGAAGAGAAGAGTACGAATGACACTCATGG ACTCGTCTAATGATGTAGAGCCACCCAGCAAGAAATCCAAACTAGACAA CAGCTCAAGTCATTCTCTAAGCCAAGATGAACTAG ATATGGGGGATTCAGGAGACAAGCGGAG GTCATGGTCCCCTCGTAATGGTGGACAGCCCTCCGGAAAGGGAAAGAAATCTGGCAGCAAGAAATCCAGACCACACCATGACTTGGCAAAAACATTGTCATCAAGTAAAAAGTCTAAATCAAAGAAGCAACCAGCAAACAAGCGTCCCATTTCTAAGGCTTACACTGATATGCCAATATTCTGA
- the LOC136269127 gene encoding ataxin-7-like protein 3 isoform X2, producing MSTCISYTKFVHIMLQLVKKLHVFLAHIKNNNLLRVKTLKMELFFNDMVEEIALEVYFELHRAVKLGYFEYCYPEETAFENHAIVEDKSLDVFGNTLQDVKKFVECTCPKCERVLGTSKFAPHLEKCLGMGRNSSRRVNNKKPNIVDSEDDDDDNEGEEWVFPVPEKKILYCVGNSKSKSKKEMKLPDRPSSSLLVKSAKSTERSISPANSESSSSTTATTSKPANVVYTVDYFKSLSSDQKRATLQEMCGVISERTKRLCTRSMNCPQHTEEQKRRVRMTLMDSSNDVEPPSKKSKLDNSSHSLSQDELDMGDSGDKRRSWSPRNGGQPSGKGKKSGSKKSRPHHDLAKTLSSSKKSKSKKQPANKRPISKAYTDMPIF from the exons ATGTCCACATGCATCTCATATACAAAATTTGTTCACATTATGTTACAACTAGTAAAAAAATTGCACGTATTTTTAGCGCACATTAAAAACAATAACTTACTGCGCGTCAAGACTTTGAAGATGGAGTTGTTTTTCAACGACATGGTGGAAGAGATAGCGTTAGAAGTATATTTCGAATTACATCGGGCCGTTAAATTGGGATATTTCGAATACTGCTACCCAGAAGAAAC GGCCTTTGAGAACCATG CTATTGTGGAAGACAAGTCACTGGACGTGTTTGGTAACACACTTCAAGATGTTAAGAAGTTTGTGGAATGTACATGTCCAAAGTGTGAGCGAGTGTTAGGAACATCCAAGTTTGCTCCTCACCTGGAGAAGTGCCTTGGCATGGGCCGTAACAGCAGTAGAAGAGTAAATAACAAAAA ACCGAACATTGTTGACAgtgaggatgatgatgatgataacgaaGGGGAAGAGTGGGTGTTCCCCGTCCCTGAGAAGAAGA TCTTGTATTGTGTAGGCAACAGTAAGTCAAAATCCAAGAAAGAGATGAAGCTACCTGACAGA CCCAGTTCTAGTTTGCTGGTTAAGAGTGCAAAGTCAACTGAGAGATCAATCAGCCCTGCTAATAGTGAATCGTCTTCTTCAACTACAGCTACAACTTCTAAG CCTGCTAATGTGGTATACACTGTGGACTACTTCAAGTCACTGTCTAGTG ATCAAAAGAGAGCGACTTTACAAGAG ATGTGTGGTGTCATCTCTGAGAGAACTAAGAGGTTGTGTACTCGTTCAATGAACTGTCCCCAACATACCGAGGAGCAGAAGAGAAGAGTACGAATGACACTCATGG ACTCGTCTAATGATGTAGAGCCACCCAGCAAGAAATCCAAACTAGACAA CTCAAGTCATTCTCTAAGCCAAGATGAACTAG ATATGGGGGATTCAGGAGACAAGCGGAG GTCATGGTCCCCTCGTAATGGTGGACAGCCCTCCGGAAAGGGAAAGAAATCTGGCAGCAAGAAATCCAGACCACACCATGACTTGGCAAAAACATTGTCATCAAGTAAAAAGTCTAAATCAAAGAAGCAACCAGCAAACAAGCGTCCCATTTCTAAGGCTTACACTGATATGCCAATATTCTGA
- the LOC136269127 gene encoding ataxin-7-like protein 3 isoform X3, which translates to MSTCISYTKFVHIMLQLVKKLHVFLAHIKNNNLLRVKTLKMELFFNDMVEEIALEVYFELHRAVKLGYFEYCYPEETAFENHAIVEDKSLDVFGNTLQDVKKFVECTCPKCERVLGTSKFAPHLEKCLGMGRNSSRRVNNKKPNIVDSEDDDDDNEGEEWVFPVPEKKSNSKSKSKKEMKLPDRPSSSLLVKSAKSTERSISPANSESSSSTTATTSKPANVVYTVDYFKSLSSDQKRATLQEMCGVISERTKRLCTRSMNCPQHTEEQKRRVRMTLMDSSNDVEPPSKKSKLDNSSSHSLSQDELDMGDSGDKRRSWSPRNGGQPSGKGKKSGSKKSRPHHDLAKTLSSSKKSKSKKQPANKRPISKAYTDMPIF; encoded by the exons ATGTCCACATGCATCTCATATACAAAATTTGTTCACATTATGTTACAACTAGTAAAAAAATTGCACGTATTTTTAGCGCACATTAAAAACAATAACTTACTGCGCGTCAAGACTTTGAAGATGGAGTTGTTTTTCAACGACATGGTGGAAGAGATAGCGTTAGAAGTATATTTCGAATTACATCGGGCCGTTAAATTGGGATATTTCGAATACTGCTACCCAGAAGAAAC GGCCTTTGAGAACCATG CTATTGTGGAAGACAAGTCACTGGACGTGTTTGGTAACACACTTCAAGATGTTAAGAAGTTTGTGGAATGTACATGTCCAAAGTGTGAGCGAGTGTTAGGAACATCCAAGTTTGCTCCTCACCTGGAGAAGTGCCTTGGCATGGGCCGTAACAGCAGTAGAAGAGTAAATAACAAAAA ACCGAACATTGTTGACAgtgaggatgatgatgatgataacgaaGGGGAAGAGTGGGTGTTCCCCGTCCCTGAGAAGAAGA GCAACAGTAAGTCAAAATCCAAGAAAGAGATGAAGCTACCTGACAGA CCCAGTTCTAGTTTGCTGGTTAAGAGTGCAAAGTCAACTGAGAGATCAATCAGCCCTGCTAATAGTGAATCGTCTTCTTCAACTACAGCTACAACTTCTAAG CCTGCTAATGTGGTATACACTGTGGACTACTTCAAGTCACTGTCTAGTG ATCAAAAGAGAGCGACTTTACAAGAG ATGTGTGGTGTCATCTCTGAGAGAACTAAGAGGTTGTGTACTCGTTCAATGAACTGTCCCCAACATACCGAGGAGCAGAAGAGAAGAGTACGAATGACACTCATGG ACTCGTCTAATGATGTAGAGCCACCCAGCAAGAAATCCAAACTAGACAA CAGCTCAAGTCATTCTCTAAGCCAAGATGAACTAG ATATGGGGGATTCAGGAGACAAGCGGAG GTCATGGTCCCCTCGTAATGGTGGACAGCCCTCCGGAAAGGGAAAGAAATCTGGCAGCAAGAAATCCAGACCACACCATGACTTGGCAAAAACATTGTCATCAAGTAAAAAGTCTAAATCAAAGAAGCAACCAGCAAACAAGCGTCCCATTTCTAAGGCTTACACTGATATGCCAATATTCTGA